The Janthinobacterium lividum genome has a window encoding:
- a CDS encoding penicillin-binding protein 1A, whose product MTSSKSAGPAGSKPPTKGSKPKRFLLMALVSLLGLGIVGVLLVVFGLAMAYPNLPALDTLTDYKPKMPLRVFTSDSVLIGEFGEERRNMVHIKDIPDVMKKAVLAIEDDRFYEHGGVDYLGITRAALHNLTGGAKQGASTITQQVARNFFLSSEQTLKRKAYEVLLAWKIEKNLSKDQILEVYMNQIYLGQRAYGFASAAQIYFGKNIQDLTVAEAAMLAGLPKAPSAYNPVVNPKRARMRQQYILQRMAQLGYITPEQYTEAKNEELKVKTDSSAFGVHAEYVSEMARQLVYEQFKEDTYTRGLNVYTTITKADQDAAYIALRKGVMDYEKRHGYRGPEAYIEIPKTKAEADDAIETELADHPDSDDIIAAMVLQASPKSLQAVTSAGEEITITGPGLTFGAAWLSEKAAPNRRIKRGAVIRVMQEGNTWVLTQMPEVQSAFVSASTTDGAIRAMVGGFDYNRNKFNHVTQAWRQPGSAFKPFIYSASLERGLSPATIINDAPISFDAGQTGGQAWEPKNYDSKYDGPMTMRKGLMKSKNMISIRILHKIGAKYGQEYATRFGFDADKNPPYLTLALGAGNVTPLQMAGAYAVFANGGYKINPYLIAKVTDSDGIILSQAKPDLAGEEANRVIDERNAFMMNSMLNDVVRFGTANKAMALKRPDLAGKTGTTNDSIDAWFAGYQAKLVGIAWIGYDQPRNLGNRETGGGLALPIWISYMAKALKSIPVEERAVPEGLIHVGDEYYYAENPPGTGVGSLEGAARGTPEEEKAKEAVKNELF is encoded by the coding sequence ATGACATCTTCAAAATCCGCTGGCCCCGCTGGGTCGAAGCCGCCCACCAAGGGCAGCAAACCCAAACGTTTCCTGCTGATGGCCCTGGTATCGCTGCTGGGCCTGGGCATCGTCGGCGTCTTGCTGGTGGTCTTTGGCCTGGCCATGGCCTATCCCAACCTGCCGGCGCTCGATACCTTGACCGATTACAAGCCAAAGATGCCGCTGCGCGTGTTCACGTCCGACAGTGTGCTGATTGGCGAGTTCGGCGAAGAGCGGCGCAACATGGTGCACATCAAGGATATTCCCGATGTCATGAAGAAAGCCGTGCTGGCCATCGAAGATGACCGCTTCTATGAACATGGCGGTGTCGATTACCTGGGTATCACGCGTGCGGCCCTGCACAACCTGACGGGCGGCGCCAAGCAAGGCGCATCGACCATCACGCAGCAGGTGGCGCGCAACTTCTTCCTGTCCAGCGAACAGACCTTGAAACGCAAGGCGTATGAAGTCTTACTGGCCTGGAAGATCGAGAAAAACCTCAGCAAGGACCAGATCCTCGAAGTCTATATGAACCAGATTTATCTGGGACAGCGCGCCTACGGTTTCGCCTCGGCCGCGCAAATCTACTTCGGCAAGAACATCCAGGACCTCACTGTGGCCGAAGCAGCCATGCTGGCCGGCTTGCCGAAAGCGCCGTCGGCTTACAACCCCGTCGTCAATCCGAAACGTGCGCGCATGCGCCAGCAATACATCCTGCAGCGCATGGCGCAGCTGGGCTACATTACGCCAGAGCAATATACGGAAGCCAAGAATGAAGAGCTGAAAGTGAAAACCGACAGCAGCGCCTTCGGCGTGCACGCGGAATACGTGTCGGAAATGGCGCGCCAGCTGGTCTACGAGCAATTCAAGGAAGATACCTATACGCGCGGCCTGAACGTCTACACCACCATCACCAAGGCCGACCAGGACGCCGCCTACATTGCCTTGCGCAAGGGCGTGATGGATTACGAGAAACGCCACGGCTACCGCGGCCCGGAAGCCTACATCGAGATTCCGAAAACCAAGGCCGAAGCGGATGACGCGATCGAGACGGAACTGGCCGACCATCCGGACAGCGACGACATCATCGCCGCGATGGTGCTGCAAGCGTCACCCAAGTCCTTGCAGGCAGTCACGTCGGCCGGCGAGGAAATCACCATTACCGGCCCCGGCCTGACCTTTGGCGCAGCCTGGCTGTCGGAAAAAGCAGCACCGAACCGCCGCATCAAGCGCGGCGCCGTGATCCGCGTCATGCAGGAAGGCAACACCTGGGTCTTGACGCAGATGCCGGAAGTGCAATCGGCGTTCGTCTCGGCCAGCACCACGGACGGCGCCATCCGCGCCATGGTGGGCGGCTTCGATTACAACCGCAACAAGTTCAACCACGTCACGCAGGCGTGGCGCCAGCCCGGTTCGGCCTTCAAGCCCTTCATCTATTCCGCTTCGCTGGAACGGGGCCTGTCGCCGGCCACCATCATCAACGATGCGCCGATCTCGTTCGACGCGGGCCAGACGGGCGGCCAGGCGTGGGAACCGAAGAACTACGACAGCAAATACGATGGTCCGATGACCATGCGCAAGGGTTTGATGAAATCGAAAAATATGATTTCCATCCGCATCCTGCACAAGATCGGCGCCAAATATGGCCAGGAATACGCGACGCGCTTCGGCTTTGATGCGGACAAGAATCCACCGTACCTGACCCTGGCCCTGGGCGCCGGCAACGTGACGCCGCTGCAGATGGCGGGCGCGTATGCCGTCTTCGCCAATGGCGGCTACAAGATCAACCCGTATCTGATCGCCAAGGTAACCGACAGCGATGGCATTATCCTGTCGCAAGCCAAGCCGGACCTGGCGGGCGAGGAAGCCAACCGGGTCATCGACGAGCGCAATGCCTTCATGATGAACAGCATGCTCAACGACGTCGTGCGCTTCGGCACGGCCAATAAAGCCATGGCCTTGAAGCGCCCTGACCTGGCCGGCAAGACGGGCACGACCAACGATTCCATCGATGCGTGGTTCGCCGGCTACCAGGCCAAGCTGGTGGGCATCGCCTGGATCGGCTACGACCAGCCGCGCAACCTGGGTAACCGGGAAACGGGCGGCGGCCTGGCCTTGCCGATCTGGATCAGCTACATGGCGAAAGCCCTGAAAAGCATTCCCGTCGAGGAACGCGCCGTGCCGGAAGGCCTGATCCACGTGGGCGACGAGTATTACTATGCGGAAAATCCACCGGGCACGGGCGTAGGCAGCCTGGAAGGCGCAGCGCGCGGCACGCCGGAGGAAGAGAAAGCCAAGGAAGCCGTCAAGAATGAACTGTTTTAA
- the cyaY gene encoding iron donor protein CyaY yields MSESEFLALAEATLTQIEAALDRLNDEDVLDVECSRSGNVLEIEFIDNGTKIIVNSQAPMREMWVAARSGGFHYKRVGNEWINMRDGSELFAALSGMASEQAGAPVVLK; encoded by the coding sequence ATGAGCGAATCGGAATTCCTGGCCCTGGCCGAAGCCACCCTGACCCAGATCGAGGCGGCGCTGGACCGGCTGAACGATGAAGACGTGCTCGACGTCGAATGCAGCCGCAGCGGCAATGTGCTGGAAATCGAATTCATCGATAACGGCACGAAAATCATCGTCAACAGCCAGGCCCCCATGCGCGAAATGTGGGTGGCGGCCCGTTCCGGCGGTTTTCACTACAAGCGCGTGGGCAACGAGTGGATCAATATGCGCGATGGCTCCGAACTGTTTGCGGCCCTGTCCGGCATGGCCAGCGAGCAGGCGGGCGCACCCGTCGTGCTGAAGTAA
- a CDS encoding lipoprotein → MKSSSAFYIGTAIVVSSVLAGCGQPGPLYLPKPPAAKGAPAKGPVEPAPVPPPPVIVPAT, encoded by the coding sequence GTGAAGTCATCCTCAGCGTTTTATATCGGCACCGCCATTGTGGTTTCTAGCGTCCTGGCTGGCTGCGGCCAGCCCGGCCCCCTGTACCTGCCCAAGCCGCCAGCGGCCAAAGGCGCGCCAGCCAAAGGCCCGGTCGAACCGGCGCCCGTGCCGCCGCCACCGGTCATCGTGCCAGCCACCTAA
- a CDS encoding protein-methionine-sulfoxide reductase heme-binding subunit MsrQ: MALNPTPRQLSLFKSLVFLLALLPFARMVWLTYTGQLVEPLEFITRGTGDWTLYFLCISLAVTPLRRFTQWNWLIKLRRMLGLFAFFYAALHFTTFLWFDHFFDVQEMWKDVLKRPFITVGFIAFVLLIPLAVTSTNGMVKRLGGKRWQWLHRLIYVIAPLGILHFWWMKAGKHNFAQPILFGVIVALLLLIRVYFAWSKRVKSARVANAATPVRSA; encoded by the coding sequence ATGGCCCTCAACCCCACGCCGAGACAATTGTCGCTATTCAAAAGCCTGGTTTTTCTGCTGGCGCTGCTGCCGTTTGCACGCATGGTCTGGCTGACGTACACGGGGCAACTGGTGGAGCCGCTGGAATTCATCACGCGTGGCACGGGCGACTGGACCCTGTATTTTCTGTGCATCAGCCTGGCGGTCACGCCCTTGCGGCGCTTCACGCAGTGGAATTGGCTGATCAAGCTGCGGCGCATGCTGGGCCTGTTTGCCTTTTTCTACGCGGCGCTGCACTTCACCACTTTTTTATGGTTCGATCACTTCTTTGATGTGCAGGAAATGTGGAAGGATGTACTCAAGCGCCCGTTCATCACGGTGGGCTTCATCGCTTTTGTCTTGCTCATTCCGCTGGCCGTGACGAGCACGAACGGCATGGTAAAACGCCTGGGCGGCAAGCGCTGGCAGTGGCTGCACCGGTTGATCTACGTCATTGCGCCGCTGGGCATCTTGCATTTCTGGTGGATGAAGGCGGGCAAGCACAATTTCGCGCAACCTATCCTATTTGGTGTCATCGTCGCGCTACTGTTATTAATTCGTGTGTATTTCGCCTGGAGCAAGCGTGTAAAAAGCGCCAGGGTGGCGAATGCCGCCACCCCGGTGCGCTCGGCTTAG
- the msrP gene encoding protein-methionine-sulfoxide reductase catalytic subunit MsrP → MLIKRSPNGIELPYSSEITPRAVFESRRSFIKQVALGSMSSAALLEMASREAFAQGTNPKLAAKLNPAYSALEKQTAYKDATSYNNFYEFGTDKSDPAQNAGTLRTRPWTVSIEGEVKKPMTLDLDALLKLAPLEERVYRLRCVEGWSMVIPWVGYSFSEIIKKVEPTGNAKYVEFITLADKKQMPGVGSRVLQWPYTEGLRIDEANHPLALLTLGMYGETLPNQNGAPVRMVLPWKYGFKSAKSIVKIRFVKEQPRTSWNLSAPSEYGFYSNVNPNVDHPRWSQASERRIGEDGFLTRKRKTLMFNGYNDVASLYAGMDLKKFF, encoded by the coding sequence ATGTTGATCAAGCGCAGTCCCAACGGCATTGAGTTGCCGTATTCCTCAGAAATCACGCCGCGCGCCGTGTTTGAATCGCGCCGCAGCTTCATCAAGCAAGTAGCGCTGGGCTCGATGTCCAGCGCGGCCTTGCTGGAAATGGCCAGCCGCGAGGCCTTCGCGCAAGGCACCAATCCCAAACTGGCTGCCAAACTCAATCCCGCCTATTCGGCGCTGGAAAAGCAGACGGCCTATAAAGACGCCACCAGCTACAACAATTTCTACGAATTCGGCACGGACAAGAGCGACCCGGCGCAAAACGCGGGTACCCTGCGCACGCGGCCTTGGACGGTCAGCATCGAAGGCGAAGTGAAAAAGCCGATGACGCTCGATCTCGACGCGCTGCTGAAGCTGGCGCCGCTGGAAGAGCGCGTGTACCGGCTGCGCTGCGTGGAAGGCTGGTCGATGGTCATCCCGTGGGTCGGTTATTCTTTCTCGGAAATCATCAAGAAGGTCGAGCCGACGGGCAATGCCAAGTACGTGGAATTCATCACCCTGGCTGACAAGAAACAGATGCCGGGCGTGGGCAGCCGCGTGCTGCAGTGGCCCTATACGGAAGGCTTGCGCATCGATGAAGCGAACCATCCGCTGGCGCTGCTGACCTTGGGCATGTATGGCGAAACCTTGCCGAACCAGAATGGCGCGCCCGTGCGCATGGTCTTGCCGTGGAAATATGGTTTCAAGTCAGCCAAATCCATCGTCAAGATCCGTTTCGTCAAGGAGCAACCACGCACGTCCTGGAACCTGTCGGCCCCGTCCGAATACGGTTTTTACTCGAATGTGAACCCGAACGTCGATCATCCGCGCTGGTCGCAAGCTTCCGAGCGGCGCATCGGCGAAGACGGTTTTCTCACGCGCAAGCGCAAGACCCTGATGTTCAATGGCTACAACGATGTCGCTTCCTTGTACGCGGGCATGGATCTGAAGAAGTTCTTTTAA
- the ccsB gene encoding c-type cytochrome biogenesis protein CcsB has protein sequence MELANKQIYTQEPGFFKRLSLIDWLYGAGLLAASLFGLMRFGAFMDIYEKAILLAAAPTFAWLGWYWKPVRWLIPLAAVLSLFAIELYAGHLEMANQKFFLKYILSSQSAILWMGTLFVLSTLFYWIGLVARSEFGSSVGSLLCWAGVVLGLTGMLVRWYESYLIGADVGHIPVSNLYEVFILFSLITAMFYLYYEQHYATRQLGAFVMLVISAAVVFLMWYTVTRDAAEIQPLVPALQSWWMKIHVPANFIGYGTFALSAMVAAAYLLKSSGYLVDRLPSLEVLDDVMYKAISVGFAFFTVATILGALWAAEAWGGYWSWDPKETWALIVWLNYAAWLHMRLMTGLRGRVASWWALVGLLVTTFAFLGVNMFLSGLHSYGKL, from the coding sequence ATGGAATTGGCAAACAAGCAAATATATACGCAGGAACCAGGATTTTTCAAGCGCCTGAGCCTGATCGATTGGCTGTATGGCGCCGGCTTGCTGGCCGCCTCCCTGTTCGGCCTGATGCGCTTTGGCGCCTTCATGGATATCTATGAAAAAGCCATCTTGCTGGCCGCGGCGCCCACGTTCGCGTGGCTGGGCTGGTACTGGAAGCCCGTGCGCTGGCTGATCCCCCTGGCGGCCGTGCTGTCGCTGTTCGCCATCGAGCTGTACGCCGGCCACCTGGAGATGGCGAACCAGAAATTCTTCCTGAAATACATCTTGTCGAGCCAGTCCGCCATCCTGTGGATGGGGACCCTGTTCGTGCTGTCGACCCTGTTTTACTGGATTGGCCTGGTGGCGCGCTCGGAATTCGGCTCGTCCGTCGGCTCCCTGCTGTGCTGGGCCGGCGTGGTGCTGGGCCTGACGGGCATGCTGGTGCGCTGGTACGAGTCTTACCTGATCGGCGCCGACGTGGGCCACATCCCCGTGTCGAACCTGTATGAAGTGTTCATCCTGTTTTCCTTGATCACGGCCATGTTCTACCTGTACTACGAGCAGCATTACGCGACGCGCCAGTTGGGCGCCTTCGTCATGCTGGTCATTTCGGCGGCCGTGGTGTTTCTGATGTGGTACACGGTCACGCGTGACGCGGCCGAAATTCAGCCGCTGGTGCCGGCCCTGCAAAGCTGGTGGATGAAGATCCACGTGCCGGCCAACTTCATCGGCTACGGCACCTTCGCCCTGTCGGCCATGGTGGCGGCGGCGTATCTGCTCAAATCGAGCGGCTACCTGGTCGACCGCCTGCCGTCGCTGGAAGTGCTCGACGACGTGATGTACAAGGCCATTTCCGTGGGCTTCGCTTTCTTCACGGTAGCGACCATCCTGGGCGCCCTGTGGGCGGCCGAAGCGTGGGGCGGCTACTGGTCGTGGGACCCGAAAGAAACCTGGGCGCTGATCGTCTGGCTCAACTATGCAGCCTGGCTGCACATGCGCTTGATGACGGGCTTGCGCGGCCGCGTCGCCTCGTGGTGGGCGCTGGTGGGCTTGCTGGTGACGACGTTTGCCTTCCTGGGCGTGAATATGTTCCTTTCCGGTCTGCATTCTTACGGCAAACTTTAA
- a CDS encoding cytochrome c biogenesis protein ResB has product MSTGTTGIELKTQRRSLAEFVELVSSMRFAISLLTLIAVASIIGTVLKQNEPMPNYVNQFGPFWFAVFDKLSLYSVYSAWWFLVIMGFLVASTSLCIVRNAPKMLKDMRSWRDNVREQSLRNFHHKMEWQAPLPRAVLAQQMVMRLKDAGYGAKVVEKDNATLVAAKRGAANKWGYIFAHGAIVIICVGGLLDSEMPIRVQQWFFGKTPFSGSGVIADIPAQHRLSLSNPTFRGNTMIPEGSSSNTAIIPQADGVLIQDLPITILLKKFHIDFYSTGMPKLFASDVVITDHVTGESFPATIKVNQPLLYKGLALYQSSFEDGGSKLKLTGFPMTGKTTKRFDIGGEVGGSTPLERSDGNSYTVEWSAFRPFNVENLSAGQDVRAVNKAESFNEKFAVGLDKRLGSAAKNANNKDLKNVGPSVQYKLRDKTGQAREYQNYMQPVTVDGTTVFLAGMRVNPSDPFSYLRIPADDNYSVNEWMRLRAALQDPALRQQAATRYAARAMPQAGAEALRSQLQESAAKSLGIFAGNGQEGGFLAISRFLEKIPAAEQEKAADIFMKILNGSLWDLWQAARAQDGLKAIEADDKHGRFLQLATNALSDSFFYGAPVYLQLDDFTEIKASVLQVTRSPGKSVVYLGCLFLVIGVFSMFYIRERRLWVWIKDGEGGSEALMAMSTQRKTLDFEKEFETLKAKLPQSA; this is encoded by the coding sequence ATGAGCACAGGCACGACCGGAATCGAGTTAAAGACCCAACGCCGCAGTCTGGCTGAATTTGTCGAGCTGGTCTCGTCGATGCGCTTTGCCATCAGCCTGCTGACCCTGATCGCCGTCGCTTCCATCATCGGCACCGTGCTCAAGCAAAACGAGCCCATGCCCAATTATGTGAACCAGTTCGGGCCGTTCTGGTTCGCGGTCTTTGACAAGCTGAGCCTTTATTCCGTGTATTCAGCCTGGTGGTTCCTGGTGATCATGGGTTTCCTCGTCGCCTCGACCTCGCTGTGCATCGTGCGCAATGCGCCGAAGATGCTCAAGGACATGCGCAGCTGGCGCGACAATGTGCGCGAGCAATCGCTGCGCAATTTCCATCACAAGATGGAATGGCAGGCGCCGTTGCCGCGCGCCGTGCTGGCGCAGCAGATGGTGATGCGCCTGAAAGACGCCGGCTACGGGGCCAAGGTGGTCGAGAAGGACAACGCCACCCTGGTGGCCGCCAAGCGGGGCGCCGCCAATAAATGGGGCTATATCTTTGCCCACGGCGCCATCGTCATCATCTGCGTGGGCGGCTTGCTCGATTCGGAGATGCCGATCCGCGTACAGCAATGGTTCTTTGGCAAGACGCCGTTTTCCGGCAGCGGCGTGATCGCCGACATCCCCGCTCAGCACCGCCTGAGCCTGTCGAATCCCACTTTCCGCGGCAATACCATGATCCCGGAAGGCTCGTCGAGCAACACGGCCATCATTCCCCAGGCCGATGGCGTGCTGATCCAGGATCTGCCCATTACCATCCTGCTGAAAAAATTCCACATCGATTTCTACAGCACGGGCATGCCCAAGCTGTTTGCCAGCGATGTCGTCATCACTGACCATGTAACGGGAGAAAGTTTTCCTGCGACTATCAAAGTTAACCAGCCGCTGCTGTACAAGGGCCTGGCCCTGTACCAGTCCAGCTTTGAGGATGGCGGCAGCAAGCTCAAGTTGACGGGTTTTCCCATGACGGGCAAGACGACGAAACGCTTTGATATCGGCGGCGAAGTGGGTGGCAGCACGCCGCTCGAGCGCAGCGATGGCAATTCCTACACGGTGGAATGGTCGGCTTTCCGTCCGTTTAACGTGGAAAACCTCAGCGCCGGCCAGGATGTGCGCGCCGTCAACAAGGCGGAAAGTTTTAACGAGAAATTCGCCGTCGGCCTGGACAAGCGCCTTGGCTCGGCCGCGAAGAACGCGAATAACAAGGATCTCAAGAACGTGGGCCCGTCGGTGCAATACAAATTGCGCGACAAGACGGGCCAGGCGCGCGAGTATCAGAACTACATGCAGCCTGTCACCGTGGACGGCACGACGGTGTTCCTGGCCGGCATGCGCGTCAACCCCAGCGACCCGTTCAGCTATCTGCGCATTCCCGCCGATGACAATTACAGCGTAAACGAGTGGATGCGTTTGCGTGCCGCGCTGCAAGATCCCGCGTTGCGCCAGCAGGCCGCCACGCGCTATGCGGCGCGCGCCATGCCGCAGGCGGGCGCGGAAGCCTTGCGCAGCCAGTTGCAGGAGTCGGCGGCGAAAAGCCTGGGCATCTTTGCCGGCAATGGGCAAGAGGGTGGTTTCCTCGCCATTTCGCGCTTCCTGGAGAAAATTCCTGCCGCTGAGCAAGAAAAAGCGGCCGATATCTTCATGAAGATCTTGAATGGCAGCCTGTGGGACTTGTGGCAGGCGGCGCGCGCCCAGGATGGCTTGAAAGCCATCGAGGCCGATGACAAGCACGGCCGCTTCCTGCAACTGGCCACGAATGCGCTGTCCGACAGCTTCTTCTATGGCGCGCCCGTGTATCTGCAACTCGACGACTTTACGGAAATCAAGGCGTCCGTGCTGCAGGTGACGCGTTCGCCGGGCAAGAGCGTGGTGTACCTCGGTTGTTTGTTCCTCGTGATCGGCGTGTTTTCCATGTTTTATATCCGCGAGCGCCGCCTGTGGGTGTGGATCAAGGATGGCGAGGGCGGCAGCGAGGCCTTGATGGCCATGAGCACGCAACGCAAGACGCTGGATTTTGAAAAAGAATTTGAGACTTTAAAGGCAAAGCTGCCGCAATCGGCGTAA
- a CDS encoding c-type cytochrome — MNRAFSPFIKSMLLALLAVSATASAVEAPKPAVKADAAKGATLYADGDAARGLPACVSCHGAAGNSTITVNPKLAGQHESYIYKQLVDFTTPERNQPVMTTYAKMLSDADKKNIAAYLGAQLSKPGAAKNKDTIDLGKKIYRGGIASKQVAACASCHGATGNGIPVQYPRIAGQHQDYTVAQLTMFRSTKADARKNSAQMHTIAARMSDDEIAAVADYIAGLK; from the coding sequence ATGAATCGTGCGTTTTCACCGTTTATCAAATCCATGCTGCTCGCTTTGCTGGCTGTATCGGCAACTGCTTCGGCGGTCGAAGCACCGAAACCGGCCGTCAAGGCTGACGCTGCCAAGGGCGCTACCCTGTACGCCGATGGCGATGCGGCGCGCGGCTTGCCTGCCTGCGTATCCTGCCATGGCGCGGCCGGCAATTCGACCATCACGGTCAATCCGAAGCTGGCCGGCCAGCACGAAAGCTATATCTACAAGCAACTGGTCGACTTCACCACGCCTGAGCGCAACCAGCCCGTCATGACGACGTACGCAAAAATGCTCAGCGACGCCGACAAGAAGAATATCGCCGCCTACCTGGGCGCGCAGTTGTCCAAGCCGGGCGCCGCGAAAAACAAGGACACGATCGACCTGGGCAAGAAAATCTACCGTGGTGGCATTGCTTCCAAGCAAGTTGCCGCCTGCGCCAGCTGTCATGGCGCGACGGGCAATGGCATTCCCGTCCAGTATCCGCGCATCGCCGGCCAGCACCAGGATTACACGGTGGCCCAGCTGACCATGTTCCGCAGCACCAAGGCTGATGCCCGCAAGAACAGCGCGCAAATGCACACCATCGCCGCCCGCATGTCGGATGACGAGATCGCCGCCGTGGCCGATTATATCGCCGGCCTGAAGTAA